The following proteins come from a genomic window of Phaeodactylum tricornutum CCAP 1055/1 chromosome 19, whole genome shotgun sequence:
- a CDS encoding predicted protein, which produces MNAQRETYTITTDSSTSMQRRPVVALVTAAALALALALALVQQNASSTTASTLRIRNRQDLGTLEPSASSRRRQLGKRLRYQNVARSALPNNTEEEQPSDSIKSIKTLEHSTEEPFQQNISTIDGVRGFLSSSIPLPLGENPGIRDDVKLPTVEKLVDLGYDIELPNGQDLQDLVSGSNFTIQDGLEAWFGAIDPPTNEELQDLIESIELPTKEELQDLVSSIDLPSTKDLQGFVADFDHSSSGDLEEVLNSSDLPSAKDVNDFIAGIDLPSDKEIIDFAENLDLPAKQKLQDFLAALVDLPRDVSIETVVP; this is translated from the coding sequence ATGAATGCACAAAGAGAGACGTACACTATCACCACTGATAGTTCTACCTCGATGCAGCGCCGACCAGTGGTAGCCCTTGTCACGGCAGCAGCTCTGGCACTGGCGCTCGCTCTGGCATTGGTCCAGCAGAACGCTTCATCGACGACCGCATCGACACTGCGTATTCGCAATAGGCAAGACCTCGGGACATTGGAACCGTCTGCTTCTTCTCGTCGCCGTCAATTGGGCAAGCGGTTAAGATACCAAAATGTTGCTCGGAGCGCTCTGCCGAACAATACGGAAGAGGAGCAACCGTCGGATTCTATCAAGAGTATCAAGACTCTCGAACACTCTACAGAGGAACCTTTTCAGCAAAATATCTCAACAATCGACGGCGTACGAGGTTTTCTGTCGAGCAGTATTCCGCTCCCTCTGGGAGAGAATCCGGGTATTCGGGATGATGTAAAGCTCCCCACCGTGGAAAAGCTAGTCGACTTGGGCTACGATATCGAGCTGCCCAACGGTCAAGATTTGCAGGATTTGGTCTCCGGCAGCAATTTCACCATCCAGGACGGTTTGGAAGCATGGTTTGGAGCAATCGATCCGCCAACTAATGAAGAATTGCAGGACTTGATCGAAAGCATCGAGCTCCCGACGAAAGAGGAACTGCAGGACCTGGTCAGCAGTATCGACCTTCCAAGTACGAAGGATTTGCAGGGTTTCGTCGCCGATTTCGATCATTCATCCAGCGGAGATCTGGAGGAAGTCCTGAACTCAAGCGATCTTCCCTCCGCTAAAGATGTGAACGACTTTATCGCCGGTATCGATCTCCCCAGCGACAAGGAAATTATCGATTTTGCGGAAAACCTTGACCTGCCTGCCAAACAAAAGTTGCAAGACTTTCTTGCGGCGTTGGTCGACCTCCCTCGTGATGTATCCATCGAGACAGTAGTACCTTGA
- a CDS encoding predicted protein yields the protein MRKAKKKKSAASRRNHGKGPPQNATQSSVSWIDDLVFAPVLPQNMGDEAKNTLHRTNVGPRTGIHAISDDNANNNNHTISVVSWNMLAEAYCSPRSHVNLPASYRKVVFDRTARRDRIFAILKRLAQQQQPVIDVLCLQEVDVHLDDALQRWGYAAGRQTPRTRAGGGSGGRVDACAVYVRDHRWQIVAHELVRLDDLATLRSAPHSVPDDRRIGNASNSASATSHLQGLQQGFLRRNAALLVRLRDTSGRTVVVANAHLYWNPGFEYVKRARAFLQHAEEPLIFCGDLNSRPHGAAHTYLTQGFINAKRIAPWYSYGKADESMTNDCETTDDGALYNEAKDDDEPVTHSVLEQTFSALDLNDTNNTSELASPRIRYVLDATLNKLCRWLRILGQDAALETDKEEKSRTQYNGTIPLFDRAREERRTLVTTSTRLMQRRDCPTGAYCLNPSVLPHLEVALVHLLLTHGVVLEPATFLSRCVVCNGKIVKVQEKSRQRQILEGYDAPVLAEEMVVYECDGCQQGYWWCDLPTSSASRVKTQATRLFQVCLQAGVPIDGRVPDLFAHVNVPQEQEQGWDYTQPGSDLLRQRLDVIDWLKDESLSCPFHLESAYAMRDESNNLVGEEIPFTNVTDSFVNTLDYIFFEPKRMELLSRLYVPKSFRELNTKNIPRGHLLPSDIWPSDHLAIGATFALLPRTASTDPSVSLAERTDSAATLQKDHRGVAPLEPASARVTSGSDIDSEYCLPTGAGVGALPIRPTAPVFPRRHKKRCDCGCVPSILSMFEMAELRKQARLAKAQRTESGLNSVVS from the exons ATGagaaaagcgaaaaagaaaaagtcggcaGCGTCCAGAAGAAACCACGGCAAAGGCCCGCCACAGAACGCCACACAATCGTCCGTCTCCTGGATCGACGATCTAGTCTTTGCCCCAGTTCTTCCACAGAACATGGGAGACGAAGCTAAGAATACATTACACCGTACAAATGTTGGTCCCCGCACCGGTATCCACGCCATTAGCGAcgacaacgccaacaacaacaaccataCCATTTCCGTCGTGTCTTGGAACATGCTGGCGGAGGCCTACTGCAGCCCCCGTTCCCACGTCAACTTGCCCGCATCCTACCGAAAGGTTGTCTTTGATCGAACCGCACGAAGGGATCGTATATTTGCAATCCTCAAGCGCTTGgcccaacagcaacagcccGTCATCGATGTCTTGTGTCTGCAAGAAGTCGACGTCCATCTGGACGACGCCTTGCAAAGGTGGGGGTACGCCGCTGGACGGCAAACGCCACGTACCCGAGCTGGTGGCGGATCCGGAGGCCGTGTAGACGCTTGCGCCGTTTACGTACGCGACCATCGCTGGCAGATAGTCGCACACGAACTTGTGCGCTTGGATGATCTCGCCACGCTCCGCTCCGCGCCGCATTCGGTCCCTGACGACCGCCGTATCGGTAACGCCAGTAATAGTGCCAGTGCTACCAGTCATCTGCAAGGTCTCCAACAGGGGTTTCTGCGTCGCAACGCCGCTCTCTTGGTACGTCTGCGGGACACTTCGGGAAGGACAGTGGTAGTAGCCAACGCGCATTTGTATTGGAATCCTGGATTTGAATACGTCAAG CGCGCCCGAGCCTTTCTCCAACACGCCGAGGAACCCCTCATTTTTTGCGGGGATTTGAATTCACGACCACACGGAGCCGCTCATACCTACCTGACACAAGGATTCATCAACGCCAAACGCATAGCACCATGGTACAGCTACGGTAAGGCAGACGAAAGCATGACAAACGATTGCGAAACAACTGATGACGGAGCATTGTACAACGAGGCaaaggatgacgacgaaccGGTCACACACAGCGTTCTTGAGCAGACGTTTTCGGCTCTGGATCTCAACGACACGAACAACACCTCAGAACTAGCCAGTCCTCGGATTCGCTACGTACTCGACGCGACGTTGAATAAACTCTGTCGATGGCTCCGAATTCTGGGTCAAGACGCCGCGCTGGAAACAGACAAGGAGGAAAAATCTCGGACCCAATACAACGGTACAATACCCCTTTTCGATCGCGCCCGTGAGGAAAGACGTACGCTTGTGACGACTTCGACGCGACTCATGCAACGCCGGGATTGTCCCACCGGGGCTTACTGCTTGAATCCCTCTGTTTTGCCGCATTTGGAAGTCGCCTTGGTGCATCTGTTGCTGACCCATGGAGTCGTGTTGGAACCGGCTACGTTCTTGAGCCGGTGTGTGGTCTGTAACGGGAAGATCGTTAAAGTCCAGGAGAAATCTCGACAACGtcaaattttggaaggctACGATGCTCCCGTGTTGGCGGAAGAGATGGTAGTGTACGAATGTGACGGCTGTCAGCAAGGCTACTGGTGGTGTGATCTGCCAACGAGTTCAGCATCGAGGGTGAAAACGCAAGCCACCCGACTATTTCAAGTCTGCTTACAGGCGGGTGTTCCCATAGACGGGCGCGTTCCGGATTTGTTTGCCCACGTGAATGTGCCACAAGAACAGGAACAGGGCTGGGACTATACCCAGCCAGGCAGTGATCTGCTACGGCAAAGGCTGGACGTAATCGATTGGCTCAAGGACGAATCTCTATCTTGTCCCTTTCATTTAGAGAGTGCATACGCGATGCGAGACGAATCTAACAATCTGGTGGGCGAAGAAATACCTTTCACCAACGTGACGGATTCATTTGTCAATACATTGGATTATATTTTCTTTGAACCCAAGCGAATGGAATTGTTGTCCCGGCTGTACGTTCCGAAAAGCTTTCGAGAATTGAACACCAAAAATATTCCGCGGGGACATTTGTTGCCGAGCGATATATGGCCAAGCGACCACCTTGCGATTGGCGCGACGTTTGCGTTGCTTCCTAGGACCGCTTCAACGGACCCATCCGTGTCGTTAGCGGAGAGGACTGATTCTGCGGCTACACTGCAAAAGGATCATCGAGGCGTGGCACCCTTGGAGCCAGCCTCAGCGAGAGTCACCAGCGGGTCGGACATAGACAGCGAGTACTGTTTGCCGACGGGTGCTGGAGTAGGTGCGCTACCGATTCGACCCACGGCTCCAGTTTTTCCAAGGCGGCACAAGAAGCGATGCGACTGTGGGTGCGTACCGTCTATTCTATCAATGTTCGAAATGGCGGAACTACGCAAGCAGGCACGACTGGCCAAAGCGCAGCGCACGGAATCGGGACTGAATTCTGTAGTCTCATAA
- a CDS encoding predicted protein translates to MSGRGGGRGGRGGRGGRGGAPLTGAKLFLKRSAQEAGLDDRNLNQLQDITRPLLFPTYRWHTEKATYEDSEIVDPPTLVHPKRTASQVYLMNKQRECRERFHKSAHYVQPLPTVDVVRYGQKNRHVAVDVAVLESMGQQHHPYKLATDSRYMPPELFRDSRHMAGKHPPTYTDTNTRVEISGDDLPVDTNDDTDNVVQDAAASGTTPANATAANAGVKEDDEEDEDLVLEEPEEEEIEDYTMNYYESDNESGGDGGGGEDGGEATF, encoded by the coding sequence ATGTCGGGTCGAGGTGGCGGACGGGgcggtcgcggtggacgtgGGGGACGCGGCGGGGCCCCTTTGACGGGTGCCAAACTGTTTCTGAAGCGCTCCGCTCAGGAAGCCGGCTTGGACGATCGGAATCTTAATCAATTGCAGGACATTACGCGTCCCCTTCTCTTTCCGACCTACCGGTGGCATACCGAAAAGGCCACGTACGAAGACTCCGAGATCGTCGATCCACCGACACTCGTTCATCCCAAACGAACCGCATCGCAGGTTTATCTCATGAACAAGCAACGCGAATGCCGGGAACGCTTCCACAAATCCGCACACTACGTACAACCATTACCAACGGTCGACGTTGTCCGGTACGGACAAAAGAACCGACACGTGGCGGTGGATGTGGCGGTCCTCGAGTCCATGGGACAACAACACCATCCCTACAAACTCGCAACCGACAGTCGCTACATGCCACCCGAACTCTTTCGCGACTCCCGTCACATGGCCGGCAAACACCCACCAACATACACCGATACCAATACGCGGGTCGAGATATCGGGGGATGATTTGCCTGTGGataccaacgacgacacggATAACGTCGTCCAGGACGCGGCGGCGAGCGGTACTACACCCGCCAACGCAACCGCAGCCAACGCCGGAGTcaaggaggacgacgaagaggacgaggatCTCGTACTAGAAGAAccagaagaggaagaaattgaagattATACCATGAACTATTACGAAAGCGACAACGAATCGGGTGGTGATGGTGGTGGCGGAGAAGATGGCGGTGAAGCGACATTCTAA
- a CDS encoding predicted protein: MSGLWARYNSMLDAQPLLTKALTSMTGFSLGDILAQCFIEEGDKGYDPMRTFRMGSFGFLLHGTTGHYFYGFLDSKLPGTAPMTVASKVAIDQTIWNPIFGCMFFGYLNLMEGKSLDDYTTKIKTDLKTAVMGSWAVWVPAHTINFAFVPPAQRLLYINTIQIGYNVFLSFLGNKSVEEEPKKEL; this comes from the coding sequence ATGTCTGGACTTTGGGCTCGTTACAACTCCATGCTGGACGCTCAGCCCCTCTTGACCAAGGCCTTGACGTCCATGACCGGCTTCTCGCTCGGGGACATTCTCGCCCAGTGCTTTATTGAAGAAGGCGACAAAGGCTACGATCCGATGCGTACCTTCCGCATGGGTTCCTTTGGTTTCCTCCTGCACGGAACCACCGGACACTACTTTTACGGATTTTTGGATTCCAAGCTTCCCGGCACCGCCCCCATGACGGTCGCTTCCAAAGTTGCCATCGATCAGACCATCTGGAATCCCATCTTTGGCTGCATGTTCTTTGGCTATCTCAATCTCATGGAGGGAAAGTCCCTGGACGATTACACCACCAAGATCAAGACGGATCTGAAAACAGCTGTCATGGGGAGTTGGGCCGTCTGGGTGCCTGCCCACACCATCAACTTTGCCTTTGTCCCACCGGCTCAGCGCTTGTTGTACATTAATACGATTCAGATTGGATACAACGTCTTTCTCTCCTTCTTGGGGAACAAGAGCGTGGAAGAAGAACCCAAGAAGGAACTCTAA
- the LLA1 gene encoding lupus la protein (The La protein occurs in both the nucleus and the cytoplasm, where it takes on different roles. In the nucleus, La facilitates the production of tRNAs, acting as a RNA polymerase III (RNAP III) transcription factor by binding to the U-rich 3UTR of nascent transcripts, assisting in their folding and maturation. In the cytoplasm, La facilitates the translation of specific mRNAs, acting as a translation factor. As a RNA binding protein (RBP), La associates with subsets of mRNAs that contain a 5-terminal oligopyrimidine (5&#146;TOP) motif known to control protein synthesis. The binding of La to specific classes of RNA molecules regulates their downstream processing, protects them from endonuclease digestion, and organises their export from the nucleus.): MTEATMSNLLEAARETTALECISRENTKETQLNSSTSSSSSSLSSASESLTRTTIPAMLNQTKIRQGSTEGEVDTDPTGTASHAAVHDETASRLLALQADAMASERERMLLEQEGLVLGILAKQLEYYFSQTNLAKDTYLQTLRSLNDGCVPVTILANFTKVQALLPGRTELGRIHAIRQAVECFSPNALRLFVIDSVNSKIVTDQEDSVDELTTSATTFIVAVGTWDQQPLPAVSVVSTANVASVSASHATIIVRDVPEHVSEEDVRLIFALPDGPSIVSVRQDVAHCWFVTLDIESPGADGDDVTMKVMMHLQAQLLGGEPVKARRKASVASNLSIDPIPFWLPPIPLKRKKKKKRSKKKKKNSSTSGSANSNSDGTHNNINAAAATRNQNQNMPGKGTETASSFHSAFAIKSSIPLVSPPTLGEDNFPTLQDKKVEWETPPTAGLEDDEKYDKHEDDDADDEEDKEDPKSVKALSDVASTATTTSSSTESTPHGKKLWGTVGGYAAALMKQAVVPPPVSETKVAILPVSTESKAGHFSALSHKATAPAPVVTVSTPKWGGIRSFADVLRQEEAQQS, from the exons ATGACAGAAGCTACCATGTCGAATCTTTTAGAGGCGGCTCGAGAAACGACTGCACTGGAGTGCATTAGTCGAGAAAATACCAAAGAAACACAACTCAACTCTTCCacatcttcgtcatcgtcgtcccTGTCATCCGCGTCCGAATCGTTGACTAGGACAACAATCCCAGCGATGTTGAATCAAACCAAAATAAGACAAGGATCGACGGAAGGCGAGGTTGACACGGACCCAACGGGAACGGCCAGCCATGCTGCTGTACACGATGAAACTGCCAGTCGCCTCCTTGCCTTGCAAGCAGACGCAATGGCGAGCGAACGGGAGCGCATGCTTCTTGAACAAGAAGGCCTGGTTTTGGGGATTCTCGCCAAGCAGCTGGAATACTACTTTTCCCAAACGAATCTGGCCAAGGATACCTACCTGCAAACCCTCCGGTCCCTCAACGACGGATGCGTGCCCGTCACAATTCTCGCCAATTTTACCAAGGTTCAAGCCTTGCTACCGGGACGAACGGAACTCGGACGAATTCACGCCATTCGTCAAGCAGTAGAATGTTTCAGCCCCAACGCCTTGCGTCTGTTTGTCATCGACTCGGTCAACAGCAAAATTGTTACGGACCAGGAGGATTCGGTCGATGAATTGACGACAAGTGCTACGACATTTATAGTCGCAGTGGGTACCTGGGATCAACAGCCTTTGCCAGCTGTTTCCGTAGTATCTACTGCGAATGTTGCCTCAGTGAGCGCATCCCACGCTACGATCATTGTGCGTGATGTTCCGGAGCATGtatccgaagaagatgtcCGATTAATCTTTGCACTTCCGGATGGCCCGTCCATTGTTTCGGTACGCCAGGACGTTGCTCATTGCTG GTTCGTGACCCTGGATATCGAATCCCCGGGtgccgacggcgacgatgtTACGATGAAGGTCATGATGCACTTACAGGCCCAACTTTTGGGTGGAGAACCCGTCAAGGCTCGACGAAAGGCGAGTGTAGCCTCCAACCTTTCCATCGACCCTATTCCGTTTTGGTTACCCCCAATTCCGCTtaaacgaaagaagaaaaagaagcgatccaaaaagaagaaaaagaattccAGTACCTCCGGCAGTGCAAATTCCAACAGCGACGGTACACACAACAATATCAACGCAGCTGCGGCGACCAGAAATCAAAACCAGAATATGCCGGGAAAAGGCACAGAAACTGCCTCATCATTTCACAGCGCATTCGCAATCAAGAGTAGCATTCCGTTGGTCAGCCCGCCAACCTTGGGGGAAGACAACTTTCCAACGCTTCAAGACAAAAAGGTTGAATGGGAGACTCCACCGACGGCAGGACTCGAAGACGATGAAAAGTACGACAAGcacgaagacgatgatgctgacgacgaggaagacaaagaggaCCCTAAATCGGTCAAGGCCTTGTCGGATGTTGCGTcaacagcgacgacgacttcgtcTAGTACGGAGTCGACCCCCCACGGCAAGAAACTCTGGGGGACTGTGGGAGGCTACGCCGCGGCCCTCATGAAGCAGGCCGTTGTACCACCACCAGTTAGTGAGACAAAAGTTGCTATTCTTCCTGTCAGTACGGAATCGAAAGCGGGGCATTTTTCTGCTCTGTCCCACAAGGCTACGGCTCCAGCTCCCGTTGTGACTGTTTCTACTCCAAAGTGGGGCGGAATTCGGTCATTTGCCGATGTCTTACGCCAGGAGGAAGCGCAGCAATCATAA